In Gottschalkia purinilytica, the sequence TATTGTTGTTGTCGCTAGGTTTATTGTTGTTGTCGCTAGGTTTATTGTTGTTGTCACTAGGTTTATTGTTGTTGTCGCTAGGTTTATTGTTGTTATCACATGGTTTATTATTGTTATTGCCAGGTTTAATATTTATTTTTTTACAAGATTTATTGTTAATAGATTTAATATTTATTTTATTACAAGATTTATTTTTGTCATTATCACAAGATTTATTATTATCGTTGTTACAAGATTTAACATTGTTAGATTTGGTATTTTTATCTAGAGAACAATTAGATACAAAGTTGTTGCATTTAGCTTTAAAATCCGATATATTGTATTTGGAGTTAAGACTTTGTGCATTTGCAGTACCTACGCTTCCTAATAATACTGCACCTGCTATTAATGATGCTGATATTTTCTTAAACGATTTTTTCATTTGACATTCCTCCTTAAAGATTTGTACTAATTTGCTTTTTGAAAATGACTGAAATTTTCTAAAAGCTTTTCTTTGTTGTACAGTATATCATTTAAAAAGAAATTTTTAAGAGGAAAATATTAACACATAAACCCCTGTATTGATCAATCGCAGTAAAATACAGGGGTTTACGTGTGCATGCTATTTTTAACTAAAATGTAATTAATATTAACTGAATTGTAATAATTTAGTCATTATTTTTCAATCTATATTCGAGGGGATACGCTATGGAACAAGTAATATTAGGCATAATACTTTTATTTTCTATATTAGGAGCTATGGATAAAATATATGGGAATAAGTTTGGATTAGGTGCAAAATTTGAAGAGGGATTTATGTCCATGGGAAATTTAGCGTTGGCTATTATAGGAATATATTCTCTGTCTCCAGTCATTGCTAATGTTTTATCCTATGCTATAGGGCCATTATTTAAAAATATAGGAATAGATTCTTCTATTTTATCAGCATCCATATTAGCTTGCGATATGGGAGGATATATTTCTTCTATGAAATTAGCTCAGTCTAAAGAAATAGGACTATTTTCAGGAGTTATATTGTCTTCTATGTTAGGTACTACGGTGATATTTACTATTCCTGTAGGTGTTGGAATTATAAAAAAAGAAGATCATTCTTATTTTGCAAAGGGAATATTAGCTGGAATAATAACTATACCGTTAGGAAGTATCGTTGGGGGATACTTGTTAGGAATATCTTTTAAAAGTCTTATTTTAAATGCTTTACCAGTTATTATGATTTCTGTTTTACTAGCTATTGGGCTTACTAAGTATCCTGAAAAAATAATAAATTTATTTAGTATTTTAAGTAGAGGAGTAACTGCTATTAGTATGTTCGGATTAGTATTAAGTATGATTGACGTAATTACTGGAATTAAGATATTAAAAGGAATGGGATCTTTTACAGAAGGACTTAAAGTAGTTGGTAGTGTAGTGATAGTTTTGTCAGGAGCCTATCCTATGATATACTTTGTTAGTAGGTTCTTTGGTAATACAATATCAAAATTGGGTAGAAGAATAGGTATAGGAGAAAAAGCTATAATGGGACTAATGGTATCTTTAGCTAATAATATACCTATGTTTTTTATGTTTAAAGAAATGAATAGCAGAGAAAAAGTTTTATGTAGTGCATTTATAGTGAGTGGAGCATTTACTTTTGGAGGACAATTAGGATTTATATCAGGAGTTGAAAAAACAGCTATAGTTCCATTTATAATCGCTAAATTAGCTGGGGGACTGAGTGCTTTGATTTTAGCTTTTATACTAACAAGACATGATGAAGTATGTGTTAGTGAAAAAGGAAGCAACAAGCTATTATCATAAAGTTATAGTTTAATTAAATGTAAGGATCATATAATGGGAGGTGCTTAATTTGACTAGAATATTAAAAGATAAAGATTTTTATAGAACTATGTTATCTATAGCTTTACCAGTTACATTACAAAACTTAATATCATCTTCTCTTAATATGATTGATACTTTTATGATTACTGGTTTAGGAGAAGCGAGTATAGCAGCTGTAGGACAAGCAAACCAAGTATTCTTCTTATTCTCTATACTTCTTTTTGGAATAAATAGTGGAGCATCTATATTTATAGCTCAATTTTGGGGAAAAAGAGATGCTTCTAATATAAGAAGAGTATTGGGATTAGGAATTATAATAGGTAGTATAGTAGGACTCATATTTACAATAGCAGCTTTAGTATTTCCAAGGACTATAATGAGAATACTCATAAATGATCCAGAAGTTATAGAGCTTGGAGTTAAGTATCTAAGAGTAGTATGTATAAGCTATATTTTTACTTCTATAACATTTGCTTATAGTGGTGCATGTAGGAGTGTAAGACAAGCAAGATTACCTATGGTAGTAAGTGGATTATCTATAATAGTTAATACTGTATTAAACTATTGTTTAATATTTGGTAAATTTGGTTTTCCACAATTAGGAGTGAGTGGAGCAGCATTAGCTACAGTTATAGCTAGAGTAGTAGAAGCATTGACTATCATATTTATTATTTATCGTGATGGAAGTAGGAATGTACTAGCAGCTAAAATAAAAGAAATGACAGATATATCTATTGGATTTGTAAAGAAATTTTTAAAGACTATATCTCCAGTTATATTGAATGAAGGATTGTGGTCATTAGGACTAGTTATGTATTCAATAGCCTATGCAAAAATAGGTAAAGAAGCTACTGCTGCAGTCCAAATAGCAACTACTATACAAAATATTTTTATGGTTTTATCATTGGGGTTAGCAGGGGCATGTGCTACAATGATTGGAAATAAGATAGGAGCTAATGAAGAAGAAGAAGGAATAAGTTATGCTAAAAAGTTTTGTATTATAGGAATTATTACTGGGACTATATTAGGAATACTATTATATGTTTCAGCTCCATTTATTTTGAAATTGTTTAGCAACATATCTCCAGAACTTTTTGAAACAGCTAAAAAAATAATAAGAGTAATTGCTTTCTATATTCCATCTAAGTTATACACAAGTATACTAGTAGTAGGTATATTTAGAGGTGGTGGAGATACTAAATACTCTATGATTTTAGAAGCTGGTTGCGTATGGATAGTAGGGGTACCACTTGCTTTTCTAGGAGCACTAGTATTAAAACTACCAGTTCACTGGGTTGTTGCGCTAGCATACTCAGAAGAAGCAGTAAAAACTATTCTAGGAACACCTAGAGCTTTATCTAACAAATGGATTAAAAATCTAGTAGATGATATATAAAGAGATTAATTATATTAAATTCTAAGGATTAATTTTAAATTAATAATATAAGTCGAAAAGATATAGAAAGAGACTATTGATAATAGTCTCTTTCTAATTATTATACATATAATAAAGCTTAATAATAAATAGTATATATAGATATACTTATCATGAATTAGAATTATAGTTTAAAAATTGACAGGATAAAACTATATTATAGGAAATATACAAAGATACTTGTCATATTTCCAGGGAAATTAATAAAAAAAGCATGTTTATGATGTCAGATTATTTGAGTTGATAAGATTATATATTTTAATGTTCTATCCTTATGAAGACATGTAAGTATATCTCAAACATGTACTTTTAATATGAAGAATAATATAATTATTAATAAGAATGTAACACATAGTAAATATATATAACTAAGTCAAATGCTTTTCAGTATATACAAGGAAAATATTTTTAAAACAATTTCTAAAATTATAAACATAAATAATTTAAAAATCTTAT encodes:
- a CDS encoding MATE family efflux transporter, encoding MLNLTRILKDKDFYRTMLSIALPVTLQNLISSSLNMIDTFMITGLGEASIAAVGQANQVFFLFSILLFGINSGASIFIAQFWGKRDASNIRRVLGLGIIIGSIVGLIFTIAALVFPRTIMRILINDPEVIELGVKYLRVVCISYIFTSITFAYSGACRSVRQARLPMVVSGLSIIVNTVLNYCLIFGKFGFPQLGVSGAALATVIARVVEALTIIFIIYRDGSRNVLAAKIKEMTDISIGFVKKFLKTISPVILNEGLWSLGLVMYSIAYAKIGKEATAAVQIATTIQNIFMVLSLGLAGACATMIGNKIGANEEEEGISYAKKFCIIGIITGTILGILLYVSAPFILKLFSNISPELFETAKKIIRVIAFYIPSKLYTSILVVGIFRGGGDTKYSMILEAGCVWIVGVPLAFLGALVLKLPVHWVVALAYSEEAVKTILGTPRALSNKWIKNLVDDI
- the eutH gene encoding ethanolamine utilization protein EutH; this encodes MEQVILGIILLFSILGAMDKIYGNKFGLGAKFEEGFMSMGNLALAIIGIYSLSPVIANVLSYAIGPLFKNIGIDSSILSASILACDMGGYISSMKLAQSKEIGLFSGVILSSMLGTTVIFTIPVGVGIIKKEDHSYFAKGILAGIITIPLGSIVGGYLLGISFKSLILNALPVIMISVLLAIGLTKYPEKIINLFSILSRGVTAISMFGLVLSMIDVITGIKILKGMGSFTEGLKVVGSVVIVLSGAYPMIYFVSRFFGNTISKLGRRIGIGEKAIMGLMVSLANNIPMFFMFKEMNSREKVLCSAFIVSGAFTFGGQLGFISGVEKTAIVPFIIAKLAGGLSALILAFILTRHDEVCVSEKGSNKLLS